A single Mixta calida DNA region contains:
- the dicD gene encoding division control transcriptional repressor DicD produces MQREQVLDHALNVLEHNGLAGTVSLEELAAEVAVPYAQLQRFWPTRDALLYDALRYHGQQIDNWRRQLLLDDKMNAEEKLLARYQVLEESVGNGRFPGCLFIAACSFYPQPDHPVHQLAEQQKRASWQYTHELLTLLDTDNPTLVADQMELILEGCLSKLLVKRNKQDIATARRLAEDVLRIALCRRNGALT; encoded by the coding sequence GTGCAACGTGAACAGGTACTCGACCACGCACTTAACGTGCTGGAACATAATGGCCTGGCGGGCACCGTCTCGCTGGAAGAGCTGGCCGCTGAGGTCGCCGTCCCCTATGCGCAGCTGCAACGTTTCTGGCCCACCCGCGACGCCCTGCTTTACGACGCGCTGCGCTATCACGGTCAGCAAATCGATAACTGGCGTCGCCAGCTGCTGCTGGATGATAAGATGAACGCCGAGGAAAAACTGCTGGCGCGCTATCAGGTGCTGGAAGAGTCGGTAGGCAACGGGCGTTTTCCCGGCTGTTTGTTTATCGCCGCCTGCAGTTTTTATCCGCAGCCGGATCATCCGGTGCATCAGCTGGCCGAGCAGCAGAAGCGCGCCTCCTGGCAATATACCCATGAGCTGTTAACGCTGCTGGATACCGATAACCCCACGCTGGTGGCCGATCAGATGGAGCTGATTCTGGAAGGATGCCTGAGCAAGCTGCTGGTAAAACGCAATAAGCAGGACATTGCTACCGCGCGTCGTCTGGCCGAAGATGTGCTGCGTATCGCTCTGTGTCGTCGAAATGGCGCATTAACATAA
- a CDS encoding DinB family protein — protein MNKDTLVTLLKYKRWIDSETLQSIKRIDTSSYAEKRHLMLRLMNHIHVVDVIFSANIIGRQHSYTALNTPETPSVEELEVSMAECTDWYIQHVNSMTPADLDETIKFSFVDGGEGEMTAMDMLNHMLFHGTYHRGAVGWLIGECGGTPPKDVLTVFLRDHNK, from the coding sequence ATGAACAAGGACACACTCGTTACGCTGCTGAAATATAAACGCTGGATTGATTCAGAAACACTTCAGTCAATAAAACGCATCGACACCTCCTCTTACGCGGAAAAGCGTCACCTGATGCTAAGGCTTATGAATCACATTCATGTCGTCGACGTGATTTTCAGCGCTAACATCATCGGTCGGCAACATAGCTATACAGCCCTGAATACGCCAGAAACGCCATCCGTGGAGGAACTTGAAGTCAGCATGGCCGAGTGCACGGACTGGTATATTCAGCATGTTAATTCAATGACGCCCGCCGATCTTGATGAAACCATTAAATTCAGTTTTGTAGACGGTGGCGAGGGAGAGATGACGGCGATGGATATGCTGAATCATATGCTCTTTCATGGGACATACCATCGCGGCGCGGTAGGCTGGCTGATTGGAGAATGCGGCGGCACCCCACCAAAGGACGTGCTGACCGTTTTTCTAAGAGACCATAATAAGTAA
- the yajD gene encoding HNH nuclease YajD yields the protein MALIPKNYARLESGYREKALKIYPWVCGRCAREFVYSNLRELTVHHIDHDHTNNPEDGSNWELLCLYCHDHEHSKYTEADQYGTTVVAGEDAQKDIAAATYNPFADLKSMINKKK from the coding sequence ATGGCTCTGATTCCAAAAAACTACGCGCGGCTGGAAAGCGGCTATCGCGAAAAAGCATTAAAAATCTATCCGTGGGTATGTGGGCGCTGCGCCCGCGAGTTTGTGTATTCAAACCTGCGAGAATTAACTGTCCACCATATCGATCACGATCATACCAATAACCCCGAAGATGGCAGTAACTGGGAGTTACTATGCCTGTATTGCCATGATCACGAACATTCTAAGTACACAGAAGCTGACCAGTACGGCACCACTGTTGTAGCGGGAGAGGATGCGCAAAAAGATATCGCCGCAGCCACTTATAATCCCTTCGCTGATTTAAAGTCGATGATCAATAAGAAGAAATGA
- a CDS encoding PTS transporter subunit EIIC codes for MRLFTGLFTSVSKLSMIGRALMLPISLLPAAGLLLAFGDKFHLPLMMNAGGVIFDNLPMLFAIGSAVGLASESGIAALSAAVSVLITNVTIGTVMHITPEMAASGGKYAMVIGIPTLQMGVFGGLICGVLAAWCFNRFHTLQLPEFLGFFSGKRFVAIVTAFLSFLLGLVLPYIWQHIQAGIDALSVLVNGDNQAASTFIFGLVERALIPLGLHHIWYPSFWYSFGDYTTQGGQLIHGDQTIWFKMLEEGVKSFSSDSYQNAGKFMQGEFPLMLFALPAACLAMYHEANSKNKKIASGILFSAALTCFLTGITEPVEFTFIFVAPLLYVFNAVMAGLAYMCMYLLHAHIAKSFSAGLIDYISFGILPSLNGFQTHYLNAVIVGVPMALIYYFTFRFVIRRFDVKTPGRTDVTANVSDKSDEALAQEIVQLLGGEKNITSVGACITRLRLEVEQSQPVDKDGLHNLGARGVVFVGERGIQIIFGARAQFIAQQMSKLTGR; via the coding sequence ATGCGGCTGTTTACCGGGCTATTCACTTCTGTATCTAAATTATCAATGATTGGCCGCGCGTTAATGCTGCCGATCTCGCTGTTGCCAGCGGCTGGCCTGCTGCTGGCGTTCGGCGATAAGTTTCACCTGCCGCTGATGATGAACGCTGGTGGGGTAATTTTCGATAACCTGCCGATGCTGTTCGCTATCGGTTCGGCCGTCGGCCTTGCTTCGGAATCGGGGATTGCCGCGCTGTCAGCGGCGGTGTCGGTGTTGATCACTAACGTCACCATCGGCACGGTGATGCATATTACGCCGGAGATGGCGGCCAGCGGCGGCAAATACGCGATGGTGATCGGCATTCCGACGCTGCAGATGGGCGTGTTCGGCGGCCTAATCTGCGGCGTGCTCGCCGCCTGGTGCTTTAACCGTTTTCATACCCTCCAGCTGCCGGAATTCCTTGGCTTTTTCTCCGGCAAACGCTTCGTCGCGATCGTTACCGCCTTTCTCTCATTCCTGCTCGGTCTGGTGCTGCCCTACATCTGGCAACATATTCAGGCAGGCATCGACGCGCTGTCGGTGCTGGTAAACGGCGATAACCAGGCGGCCTCAACGTTTATCTTCGGGCTGGTGGAACGCGCGCTGATCCCGCTTGGCCTCCATCACATCTGGTATCCCTCTTTCTGGTACTCTTTCGGCGATTACACCACTCAGGGCGGCCAGCTGATTCACGGCGATCAAACCATCTGGTTCAAAATGCTGGAAGAGGGCGTGAAATCCTTCAGCAGCGACAGCTACCAGAACGCCGGCAAGTTTATGCAGGGTGAATTCCCGCTAATGCTGTTTGCGCTGCCCGCCGCCTGTCTGGCGATGTACCATGAGGCGAACAGCAAAAATAAGAAAATCGCGTCCGGCATTCTGTTTTCCGCCGCCCTGACCTGCTTCCTGACCGGTATTACCGAGCCGGTAGAGTTCACTTTTATCTTCGTCGCGCCGCTGCTCTATGTTTTTAACGCGGTAATGGCTGGCCTGGCCTATATGTGCATGTATTTACTGCATGCGCATATTGCGAAATCCTTTTCTGCGGGCCTGATCGATTATATCTCCTTTGGCATTCTACCCTCGCTTAACGGCTTCCAGACCCACTATCTTAATGCCGTTATCGTCGGCGTGCCGATGGCGCTGATCTACTACTTCACTTTCCGCTTCGTAATTCGCCGCTTCGACGTTAAAACGCCGGGCCGCACCGACGTTACCGCGAACGTAAGCGATAAAAGCGACGAGGCGCTGGCGCAGGAAATCGTGCAGTTGCTGGGCGGCGAGAAAAATATCACCAGCGTCGGCGCCTGCATTACGCGCCTGCGTCTGGAAGTCGAGCAAAGCCAGCCGGTTGATAAAGATGGCCTGCACAACCTCGGTGCGCGCGGCGTGGTTTTCGTTGGCGAACGCGGAATTCAGATTATCTTCGGCGCGCGAGCACAGTTTATTGCCCAGCAAATGAGTAAGCTAACAGGTCGTTAA
- the malI gene encoding Mal regulon transcriptional regulator MalI, giving the protein MKKVSIIDVAKAAGVSVSTVSLVLRQKGKISAQTIEKVQAAIAGLGYVHNVAAANLRASTSNLIGLVVCDLSDTFTLKVMTRIVQALEQQGYMALLAYPQDEEARLTQCLLAFSRQGVAGVIFLNANPRRQSLPEAMRDCPLPQVIVSQTPIDNADDLVVRDNRQAAALATRYLIGRGHRNIGYIGGEAESLLRAQRLEGYRQALQQHGLPFRAEWAPVCLEETEAARLASRRLLESNNKITALLCHSAHAIIGCLSGIQQTGRTVGKDVFLTQQISLVGFEDMLQINLSSPSFTYVSSASDEAGQQAATMMLAKIQRPDLAPQRITLSGELVVRESG; this is encoded by the coding sequence ATGAAAAAGGTGAGTATTATTGATGTGGCGAAAGCAGCGGGCGTCTCCGTCTCCACCGTCTCGCTGGTGCTGCGTCAAAAAGGGAAAATTTCTGCGCAAACAATCGAAAAAGTGCAGGCTGCTATCGCCGGACTTGGCTATGTTCACAACGTCGCCGCAGCGAACCTGCGCGCCAGCACCTCTAACCTGATTGGCCTGGTGGTTTGCGATCTCAGCGATACCTTTACCCTTAAGGTAATGACGCGCATTGTGCAGGCGCTGGAGCAACAGGGCTATATGGCGCTGCTCGCCTATCCGCAGGATGAGGAGGCGCGGCTGACGCAGTGTCTGCTGGCATTCAGCCGTCAGGGCGTAGCGGGCGTCATCTTTCTTAACGCCAATCCGCGCCGCCAGAGCCTGCCTGAAGCGATGCGCGACTGCCCGCTGCCGCAGGTGATTGTCTCGCAGACGCCTATAGATAACGCCGACGATCTGGTGGTGCGCGATAACCGTCAGGCGGCGGCGCTGGCGACGCGCTATCTGATCGGCCGTGGACACCGCAACATCGGCTATATCGGCGGCGAAGCCGAATCGCTACTGCGCGCGCAGCGGCTGGAAGGCTATCGTCAGGCGTTGCAGCAGCATGGCCTGCCGTTTCGCGCGGAGTGGGCGCCGGTTTGCCTGGAGGAGACCGAGGCCGCGCGGCTGGCCAGCCGCCGCCTGCTGGAGAGCAATAATAAGATCACCGCCCTGCTCTGCCATTCGGCCCACGCGATTATCGGCTGTCTGAGCGGCATTCAGCAAACCGGGCGCACCGTGGGTAAAGATGTGTTCCTTACCCAGCAGATTTCGCTGGTGGGTTTTGAGGATATGCTACAAATCAATCTCAGCTCCCCCTCCTTCACCTATGTCTCCTCCGCCAGCGATGAGGCGGGGCAGCAGGCGGCGACGATGATGCTGGCGAAAATCCAGCGGCCCGATCTGGCGCCGCAGCGTATCACTCTGTCAGGGGAACTGGTAGTGCGGGAATCAGGCTAG
- a CDS encoding substrate-binding domain-containing protein, whose amino-acid sequence MSRSLTASWRAFRRKTPPHPCLRKTGYSAEGGTAWLILPAFMAQDIVALGVMQALRKTGREPGWDFALVGFDDITEAARVQPALTTVSAAAKEIGRKAGELLYSRIQGNDEPPKRIILPPALVIRESCGYGQPSITVSA is encoded by the coding sequence ATGAGTCGTTCTTTAACGGCCAGCTGGCGCGCCTTTCGGCGAAAAACGCCGCCTCACCCATGTTTGAGAAAAACGGGCTATTCAGCCGAAGGAGGCACAGCATGGCTGATTCTGCCTGCTTTTATGGCCCAGGATATTGTGGCGCTGGGCGTGATGCAGGCGCTGCGCAAAACAGGGCGTGAACCGGGATGGGATTTTGCGCTGGTGGGCTTTGACGATATTACTGAAGCGGCGCGGGTGCAGCCTGCGTTAACGACAGTCTCGGCTGCGGCGAAAGAGATTGGCCGTAAAGCGGGCGAGCTGCTGTACAGCCGCATTCAGGGCAACGACGAACCGCCGAAACGCATCATCCTGCCGCCTGCGTTAGTGATCCGCGAATCGTGCGGGTATGGACAGCCTTCTATTACGGTCAGTGCTTAG
- a CDS encoding HlyD family type I secretion periplasmic adaptor subunit, with product MRKLFGKKQAAVTGIARTDTAFQFHDITASEIVRAASEDRWEGWLYINGGIIAMFGAALLWAANCNIEEVTTGSAQIVPSSREQVLQSLEGGILQQLLVHEGDTVEKGQVVARIDPTRAKASFRESANRLLALKAQAARLAAEATGTELVFPPEVQKSPELVQRETGAYQLRKRALDESVAGYVRTRDLIEKELVMAKKLAAESLLSNTEVLKLERQANDAELQIIDRQNRYRKEANDELSKVDVEMASLQETALGRQDTLERTELRSSVHGVVNTIRINTIGGVIQPGAEIMEITPLDDQLLVETKIKPSDVAFLAPGQEAVVKISAYDYSIYGGLKGHVQSISPGALKNEEAKMPKRQGADETYYRVMVLTESNTLTKAGSRQLRVIPGMTATVDIRTGEKSLLQYLLRPLLRVQEAFREK from the coding sequence ATGCGTAAGCTTTTTGGTAAAAAACAGGCTGCCGTGACCGGCATCGCCCGCACCGATACCGCCTTTCAGTTTCACGATATAACCGCCAGCGAGATTGTGCGTGCGGCAAGCGAGGATCGCTGGGAAGGCTGGCTCTATATCAACGGCGGCATCATCGCCATGTTTGGTGCGGCGCTTCTCTGGGCGGCAAACTGCAATATCGAAGAGGTAACCACCGGTTCCGCGCAGATTGTTCCCAGCTCACGCGAACAGGTGTTGCAGAGCCTGGAAGGCGGGATTTTGCAGCAGTTGCTGGTGCATGAAGGCGATACGGTGGAAAAAGGGCAGGTGGTCGCGCGCATCGACCCGACCCGCGCCAAGGCGTCGTTCCGTGAAAGCGCTAACCGGCTGCTGGCGTTGAAGGCGCAGGCGGCGCGGCTGGCGGCGGAGGCGACGGGCACGGAACTCGTTTTTCCGCCGGAGGTACAGAAGTCGCCGGAGCTGGTGCAGCGCGAGACGGGGGCTTACCAGCTGCGCAAACGCGCGCTGGATGAATCGGTGGCGGGCTACGTGAGAACCCGCGATCTGATTGAAAAGGAGCTGGTCATGGCGAAAAAGCTCGCCGCGGAGTCGTTGCTTTCCAATACCGAGGTGCTGAAGCTGGAGCGCCAGGCCAACGATGCGGAGTTGCAGATTATCGACCGTCAGAATCGCTATCGTAAAGAAGCCAATGATGAGCTGTCTAAAGTCGACGTGGAGATGGCGAGCCTGCAAGAAACGGCGCTCGGCAGGCAGGATACGCTGGAACGCACTGAGCTGCGTTCGTCGGTGCACGGCGTGGTCAACACCATCCGCATTAATACCATCGGCGGGGTCATCCAGCCGGGCGCGGAGATCATGGAGATTACGCCGCTGGACGATCAGTTGCTGGTGGAAACCAAGATCAAGCCGTCAGACGTGGCGTTTCTGGCGCCCGGCCAGGAAGCGGTGGTGAAAATTTCCGCCTACGACTACTCCATCTACGGCGGGCTGAAAGGGCATGTACAAAGCATCAGCCCCGGCGCGCTGAAAAATGAGGAGGCAAAGATGCCGAAGCGTCAGGGCGCCGATGAAACTTACTACCGCGTGATGGTGCTGACGGAGAGCAATACGCTGACCAAAGCGGGCAGCCGCCAGCTGCGTGTGATCCCTGGCATGACCGCGACGGTGGATATTCGTACCGGCGAGAAGAGTCTGCTGCAATATCTGCTGCGGCCGCTGCTTCGGGTTCAGGAGGCGTTCCGCGAGAAATAG
- a CDS encoding type I secretion system permease/ATPase: MTISEIPQTLTPPRPEPELENAAAPETSDESLPMALQNALRLFDVRLTLSEICDGMPRCPDSGQPEKQKRWATQVLQRRSMTAVWRSLALTDVKSFLLPAVIRFQESYAVLTHYDEQQCRLILPLLGSQPVAIDTQELLRHYEGELLLLRPKAHMDHRAEDLVQLSGEHWFWHTIWRFKRYIFEAAVLSVVINVLVLAMAIFTMTVYNRVLPNQTYVTLWTMAIGVTLALFFELCARLARAWVTDRAGKKIDLLLGAQIFRHVLQGKMENRAQSSGAFGNVMQSFETVRELTTSAALTTVADLPFVLLFLLVIHMVAGPLVWCVVLILVAIVTMVLLMQIPLKRHAEESMKIGSNRYGLVIETLDNLETIKALRAENLVSGKHDIASVKLSTVSMKSRFLSTMGSSMIQTTQQFGTVLLLLWGSYLVGDGEISMGGIIATMTLMGRAVMPIATLAALGLRIQQAKTSLSILNKVMETPIEREHGKVYVQLPQGSPSEIVCQNLSFSYRKELPPAVDRIDLTLHHGERVAILGKMGCGKSSLLRLLVGLYQPTGGNIHISGVDINQIEKGELRSRIALVNQEPRLMFGTLRDNLLMGAPWASDEEMMRVAQMTGVSDIVARHPMGFGMPVGERGDTLSGGQKQAIALARALLTEPDVLLLDEPTSGMDMGSERMVLQALVPAMEGRTVVIVTHRPAVLKYVDRIIVMDEGMKVADGPKEEIVKLLNEGKIPAASVLRSAAKPNVVAGKPVTA; the protein is encoded by the coding sequence ATGACAATTTCAGAGATACCGCAAACCCTTACTCCGCCGCGTCCTGAGCCAGAGCTGGAAAACGCGGCGGCGCCAGAGACATCGGACGAGAGCCTGCCGATGGCGTTGCAAAATGCGCTGCGGCTGTTTGACGTGCGCTTAACGCTCAGCGAAATCTGCGATGGCATGCCGCGTTGCCCGGACAGCGGCCAGCCGGAGAAACAAAAGCGCTGGGCGACGCAGGTATTGCAGCGGCGCAGCATGACCGCCGTCTGGCGCAGCCTGGCGTTAACGGATGTGAAATCCTTTCTGCTGCCCGCCGTGATCCGTTTTCAGGAAAGCTACGCGGTGCTGACCCATTATGACGAACAGCAGTGCCGCCTGATTCTGCCGCTGCTGGGCAGTCAGCCGGTCGCGATCGATACGCAGGAGCTGCTGCGCCATTATGAGGGCGAGCTGCTGCTGCTGCGGCCAAAAGCGCATATGGATCATCGCGCCGAGGATCTGGTGCAGTTGTCCGGCGAACACTGGTTCTGGCACACCATCTGGCGCTTTAAGCGCTATATCTTCGAGGCGGCGGTGCTGTCGGTGGTGATCAACGTTCTGGTGCTGGCGATGGCTATTTTCACCATGACGGTCTACAACCGCGTGCTGCCGAACCAGACCTACGTGACCTTATGGACCATGGCGATCGGCGTAACGCTGGCGCTATTTTTTGAACTCTGCGCGCGGCTTGCCCGCGCCTGGGTGACCGATCGCGCCGGTAAAAAAATCGACCTGCTGCTGGGCGCGCAGATCTTCCGTCATGTTTTACAGGGCAAGATGGAAAACCGCGCCCAGTCCAGCGGCGCGTTCGGCAACGTGATGCAGAGTTTCGAAACCGTGCGCGAGCTGACCACCTCCGCCGCGCTGACGACAGTGGCCGATCTGCCGTTCGTGCTGCTGTTTCTGCTGGTGATCCATATGGTCGCCGGGCCGCTGGTTTGGTGCGTGGTGCTGATCCTCGTCGCTATCGTCACCATGGTGCTGCTGATGCAGATCCCGCTAAAGCGTCATGCCGAAGAGTCGATGAAGATCGGCAGCAACCGCTACGGGCTGGTAATCGAAACGCTGGATAACCTGGAAACGATCAAGGCGCTGCGGGCGGAAAATCTGGTCTCCGGCAAGCACGATATCGCCAGCGTAAAACTCTCTACCGTTTCGATGAAGTCGCGTTTTTTGTCGACGATGGGCTCCAGCATGATCCAGACCACCCAGCAGTTCGGCACGGTGCTGCTGCTGCTGTGGGGATCTTACCTGGTGGGTGACGGCGAAATTTCCATGGGCGGCATTATCGCCACCATGACGCTGATGGGCCGCGCTGTCATGCCTATCGCCACGCTGGCAGCGCTGGGTCTGCGCATTCAGCAGGCGAAAACCTCGCTGAGCATTCTGAATAAGGTGATGGAGACGCCCATTGAGCGCGAGCATGGGAAAGTCTATGTACAGCTGCCGCAGGGCAGCCCCAGTGAGATCGTCTGCCAGAACCTGAGCTTCAGCTACCGTAAAGAGCTGCCGCCTGCCGTCGACCGCATCGATCTGACGCTGCACCACGGCGAACGCGTCGCCATACTCGGCAAGATGGGCTGCGGCAAATCTTCGCTGTTGCGCCTGTTGGTCGGGCTTTACCAGCCCACCGGCGGCAATATTCACATCAGCGGCGTCGATATTAATCAGATAGAGAAAGGGGAGCTGCGCTCGCGCATCGCGCTGGTGAACCAGGAGCCGCGTCTGATGTTCGGCACGCTGCGCGACAACCTGCTGATGGGCGCGCCCTGGGCCAGCGATGAAGAGATGATGCGGGTGGCGCAGATGACCGGCGTCAGCGATATCGTGGCGCGTCATCCGATGGGCTTCGGCATGCCGGTCGGCGAGCGCGGGGATACGCTGTCGGGCGGACAGAAGCAGGCGATCGCACTGGCGCGCGCGCTGTTGACCGAGCCGGATGTGCTGCTGCTGGATGAACCGACCTCCGGGATGGATATGGGATCGGAGCGCATGGTGCTACAGGCACTGGTGCCGGCGATGGAGGGCCGAACGGTGGTCATCGTCACGCACCGACCGGCGGTGCTGAAATATGTCGATCGTATTATCGTTATGGATGAAGGGATGAAAGTCGCCGACGGTCCGAAAGAGGAGATCGTAAAACTGCTGAACGAAGGCAAAATTCCGGCGGCTTCGGTGCTGCGCTCGGCCGCAAAACCGAACGTCGTGGCCGGCAAACCGGTGACGGCATAG